The stretch of DNA ATCTGCAATAGAAACAGTTTCTTTACAAGCATAATCGTCCGAATGCAGTACAAAACCACGTGAAGGATCAACAGGTCCACCATAGCGTACTGGAAATTTTTTTATTGGTTCAGAAAGACCTTTTTTTTGTCCACTGTTTATGACTCCAAGATGAAGCAAAAGCTCCGGAAAATCAATATGGTGCAACTGATTGAGAATAATCCCCATAGCACCAGCATCAGAATGCGCGCAAACATAAATAACAGAACGAATAAAGCGTTTGTCATTCATTCCTGGCATTGCTATGAGCAACTGTCCACCCAAAAAGCCATTACACTGCTTCATCAATCTGTTATTCTCCACAATTTACATAATAAAATTTAACTCAGTTCGTACAAAAGGAAAATAAAGCTCTAATGAAAAAAATTCAAATACTTATAAACTTACAAAATAACGCGACTTTCTTTTATAAAAAACTTTTAGTTACTTTAAGCTTAACATTCATATTTTTAGAATTTATTAACATCCCTGTTAGTGCTCAAACGAAACAAAACGCATATCTTTTTCCAACATCTTGGTATGAATCAGATGGTGGTTGTATCAGACTAGCTATTACCGAACCCTCTTTTTCTGGAAGAAGAGACGGCATTATTGAAATTCTTCTTAAACCAGGATGGAAAACATACTGGCGCAATCCAGGGAATTCAGGTTTTGCACCATTTTTTAACTTCAACCAACAAGTCTCTTATGAAATCTTTTATCCCACACCACAGCTTTATGAAACAGAAAATGACTGGTCATTAGGCTATAAAGATAAAGTAGTATTGCCTTTTAATATTTCCGGTTCAAGCAAAAATTTAAGTGGCACTTTAACTCTTGGATTATGTAATAAAATCTGTCTTCCGTTTACTGTTAACTTTGATTTTTCTCTATCCGTTCAAAAAAACAAACACCTTCCTTTATCCCTGTTAAAGAAGGCTCAAGATGCCTTACCTCGTACAACGCATCCTGAATTTCAAATAAGCGCTAAAAAAGAGATAAACACTCTCTTTATCAAAATACAAAATAACAACAAAATCATACCTTCTTCTCTCTTTTTAGATGGAGGAGAAATGCAAATTGGACCAGCAAAAAAAGTGCGTGAAAATACAGAATATACACTCTTCAGTGCTCCCATCTACTTTATACCAAAGGAAACAAATCAAAAAGTTTTTTATACAGTTGCCTTTAAAAATTATGCCTTAAGTGGAACATTCATACTCCATACACAATAAAACTCTCTTGATACTCCGTGATAAAAGCAAAATATCCCAAAAGGACTATGCTGGAAAGTATCCATTTTCGCGATACTTGGTAATTGCTTTCCGAGCAAGTGCGTCTGCACGCTCATTATCTGGATGTCCCGCATGCCCTTTTACCCAATGCCATCTGATAGTATGATGAGAACAAGCATCTTCAAGAGCTTGCCATAACTCCATATTTTTCACAGGACTATTTGACGCCGTACGCCAATGATTTTTCTTCCAAACTTCAAGCCACATAGAGATACCATTGCGGACATACACAGAGTCCGTATAAAGATCGACAGAACAGGGTTCTTTAAGCGCCTTCAATGCATGAATCGCTGCTATTAATTCCATTTGATTGTTAGTCGTGTGCTCTTGTCCACCATAAAGTTCACGTTCATGACCATTCCAGCGTAAAACTGCTCCCCATCCTCCAACTCCAGGATTACCAGAGCATGCACCATCTGTATAAATTTCAACGACTTTTTGTTGATTTAACATAAAATTCAAAAACCCAATTCACTAAGTGAATCTATATTACTGAAAAAACAAAGCTTGTGCCAATATTCGCGTGGATCTTTCTTAACCACAAAACTATCCGGCGGTGTATTAAACCAATCATAAAGGCGCGTGAGAAGAAAACGTAAAGACGCACCACGCGCTAATAAAATAATTGCCTTTAATTCTAAGGGGAGCAATGGCCTTATTTTTTGATAATTTTCCAATAACTTACGTGCTTTGGCGAGACTATAGGAATAATCTTGTTCAAAACACCAAGCATTCAAGCAGATAGCTAAATCATAAGCTAAGAAATCATTACAAGCAAAATAAAAGTCTATAATACCAGAAAGACGATGATTCAAAAAAAACACGTTATCATTAAATAAATCAGCATGAATAATGCCTGTTGGCAAATTTGACGGCCAATTTTCTTGTAAAAAAACCAATTCCATATTAATTCTTTGCCTAAACTCTTTTAACAACGCATCTTTGCTCATTTGGCAATGTTTCCACAATAACTTCCAGTCCATAATAGAAAGGGTATTTTTACGGCTGAGTGTAAAATCCCGTCCTGCTAAATGCAACTGCGCTAAACTCGTTCCCACTTCGCCACAGTGGCATATATTGGGCTGACGAATCCACATCCCTTCCAGAAACGTAATAATAGCAGCAGGGCGTCCTGCTAGTTCACCAATCGTTGTCCCATCACTTTGTACTACTGGTTGAGGACAAGGAATTCCACGCTGGCTTAAATGCTGCATCAAGCTACAAAAAAAGGGCAAATCATCTTTTGAAATACGTTTTTCATAAAGTGTTAGAACAAACTTCCCTTCTGTTGTATACAGTATGAAATTAGAATTTTCTATTCCCTCTTCTATGCCTTGATAAGACAAAAGCGAACCTATCGAATAACGTTTCAAAAATACCTTCAAATCATTTGGATGAATATTTGTATAAACGGCCATTATTTTGCTTTCGTTATAGGCATGCGTGTATTCTGATTTTCATTTTTCAGCGTCTTAACTCGACCATTAACGAAAGCCATATCTTGAGGTGTCAAAGTAACGTCACGTAATTCGCGACTCACCAAAAATGTTTCCGTTTCTACCACTGTTTCAGCCAATTCTATTGTAACATCATAACGCTCGCGAAAAGCTGAGATGATTTCATCAATAATAATTTCGGGAGCAGAAGCCCCTGCTGACAGACTTACAACGGAAAGAGCTCCCAGACGATTAAAATCAATTTCATCAGCACGCTGAACTAAAACAGCCCGTTGCGCACCAAACCTTTCAGCAACTTCCACCAAACGTCGCGAATTAGAGGAATTCGGCGCTCCAACAATCAAAAACAAATCACTTCCCAACGCTGCTGCCTTAACAGCATCTTGCCTGTTCGTGGTAGCATAGCAAATTGATTCAGCAGCTGGAGCTTCTAACATAGGAAAACGCCGTTGTAGCACATCGAGAACCTCTGCTGTATCTTCAACAGAAAGTGTCGTTTGTGTAACAAATCCTAATTTATCTGGATCATTTGGTTGATAATGTAAAGCATCTTCAATCGTTTCAATTAATGTCACAGCTCCTTTTTCAAGCTGTCCCATTGTTCCTATCACCTCAGGATGACCAGAATGACCAATCAATATAACATGACGTCCATGACGTTGATGCCGTATCGCTTGTTTATGAACTTTAGAGACCAACGGACATGTTGCATCAAGATAAAACAAATTATAGCAGCGCGCTTCTTCTGGTACAGACTTCGGTACACCGTGGGCAGAAAATACAACAGGTTGACAGCGGTGTTTTTCTGGAATCTCATCAAGCTCTTCAACAAAAACAGCACCATGTTGCTGCAACCCTTCAACCACATAGCGGTTGTGCACAATTTCATGACGAACATAGACTGGAGCACCATATTTTTTTAATGCAAGAAGGACAATCTGAATAGCACGATCAACCCCCGCACAAAATCCACGCGGACCGCAAAGACGCATTGTTAAAGGAGGAAGTATAGTCATAAATCATCCTTAATATCTTTCACTTTGATCATATGTTCAAAAAAGACTATCTTTATACACTACATAAACAGTATAAAAAGAAAGAATTGGCAATATCACCCTCTTCCATAATAGTACACCATATAGTGTATTCCTAGAGCATTTTCCTATAGAAAAACGTCTCTTTTAAGTTTGCATTTTCATTTCACTGTACTAGCGGATAATAAAACACCATACAAGGGATTCAATCAAAAGAACTCCAAAGAGAGCAGCCAAATAAAATAACGAAAAGAAAAATGTTTTTTTCGCCATCAAAATAGTTGTGTCACGCGTATCAGCTTTCCACAAACGATAAGAAAAATGTATAAAGATAATGCCCAAAACTGTCGAAAAAATACCATAAAAAATTCCTCCAAAACCGGTAATATAAGGTCCTGCTGCACATATTGCCATAAGCACAGTATAAAATAAAATCTGTTTTTTTGCTGAAGTTTCGCCCCGTACATTAGGCATCATAGGAATGCCCGCTGCGTCATAATCAAGAGAAGAAAACAAAGAAAGAGACCAAAAATGCGGAGGAGTCCACATAAAAATGATTAAAAATAACAAAAAGCTCTCAATACTCACTGTCCCCGTTGCCGCAGCCCATCCAATCATTGGTGGGAAAGCCCCAGATGCACCGCCAATAACAATATTTTGTGGCGTTCTACGCTTTAACCAAATTGTATAGATAACGACATAAAAAAAGATTGTAAATGCAAGAAAAATTGCTGAAAACCAATTAATGAAGCTCCCCATAATTAATACAGAAAGTACAGAAAGAATCATGCCAAAAATAAATGCCTTCCTAGGGCTGATTTTGCCAGTAGGAATGGGGCGATGTTTGGTACGTTCCATCACTGCATCAATGTCAGCATCATACCACATATTAAGTGCTCCTGCACCACCACCACCTATAGCAATACACAATATTGCTAAAAAACCATAAAATGGATTCATAGAAACAGGTGACATCACAAGTCCAACCAAAGCTGTAAATACAACAAGTGACATAACCCGTGGTTTTAATAACGTGATATAATCACCAATGCTGGATTTTGGTGGAGTTGATTTATCATTTGCCGCCGATAATTCTCTTAAAACAGACATTCCACTCAAAAACCTTTTCCATTTCTATCATCCACAAACAAATATTGTCTGGCATATGGGAATGATTAATTAATATCATAGTGTTTTGAGAACATATAGGATATCTTTCTTATACGTATCCCCTAAAAACAGATGGAAATATTTGCAACAAAAATACATTTTTTCGATGTACATTATTTATTAGATTTATAAACGTACCATAAAAATAATCATACCAAACATCATAAAGCAAGGCTAATAGCCTTTTTTCTATGATATTTTTTCTACTTTTTTATTTCGTGCATATGGATTAATATGTTTGGGTAGATAATGGTTTTGTGTTATAATCTCGGCTTGAGAATTTGTTTTTTATGTAGAGCTACGCATAATAATGCAGTGTTGATGTTGTTAGGGCTTTCTGTGATACTTTATAAATTGCTAAAAAAAACTTTC from Bartonella taylorii encodes:
- a CDS encoding YqgE/AlgH family protein; this encodes MKQCNGFLGGQLLIAMPGMNDKRFIRSVIYVCAHSDAGAMGIILNQLHHIDFPELLLHLGVINSGQKKGLSEPIKKFPVRYGGPVDPSRGFVLHSDDYACKETVSIADKICFTATIDILKAISCEQGPQHALIALGYAGWKAGQLEAEIYTNGWLISSTSPSFLFESNLNRKYDESLIRMGINPTYLVSEMGHA
- a CDS encoding protein-disulfide reductase DsbD domain-containing protein; translation: MKKIQILINLQNNATFFYKKLLVTLSLTFIFLEFINIPVSAQTKQNAYLFPTSWYESDGGCIRLAITEPSFSGRRDGIIEILLKPGWKTYWRNPGNSGFAPFFNFNQQVSYEIFYPTPQLYETENDWSLGYKDKVVLPFNISGSSKNLSGTLTLGLCNKICLPFTVNFDFSLSVQKNKHLPLSLLKKAQDALPRTTHPEFQISAKKEINTLFIKIQNNNKIIPSSLFLDGGEMQIGPAKKVRENTEYTLFSAPIYFIPKETNQKVFYTVAFKNYALSGTFILHTQ
- the rnhA gene encoding ribonuclease HI, whose protein sequence is MLNQQKVVEIYTDGACSGNPGVGGWGAVLRWNGHERELYGGQEHTTNNQMELIAAIHALKALKEPCSVDLYTDSVYVRNGISMWLEVWKKNHWRTASNSPVKNMELWQALEDACSHHTIRWHWVKGHAGHPDNERADALARKAITKYRENGYFPA
- a CDS encoding homoserine kinase, which produces MAVYTNIHPNDLKVFLKRYSIGSLLSYQGIEEGIENSNFILYTTEGKFVLTLYEKRISKDDLPFFCSLMQHLSQRGIPCPQPVVQSDGTTIGELAGRPAAIITFLEGMWIRQPNICHCGEVGTSLAQLHLAGRDFTLSRKNTLSIMDWKLLWKHCQMSKDALLKEFRQRINMELVFLQENWPSNLPTGIIHADLFNDNVFFLNHRLSGIIDFYFACNDFLAYDLAICLNAWCFEQDYSYSLAKARKLLENYQKIRPLLPLELKAIILLARGASLRFLLTRLYDWFNTPPDSFVVKKDPREYWHKLCFFSNIDSLSELGF
- the ispH gene encoding 4-hydroxy-3-methylbut-2-enyl diphosphate reductase — its product is MTILPPLTMRLCGPRGFCAGVDRAIQIVLLALKKYGAPVYVRHEIVHNRYVVEGLQQHGAVFVEELDEIPEKHRCQPVVFSAHGVPKSVPEEARCYNLFYLDATCPLVSKVHKQAIRHQRHGRHVILIGHSGHPEVIGTMGQLEKGAVTLIETIEDALHYQPNDPDKLGFVTQTTLSVEDTAEVLDVLQRRFPMLEAPAAESICYATTNRQDAVKAAALGSDLFLIVGAPNSSNSRRLVEVAERFGAQRAVLVQRADEIDFNRLGALSVVSLSAGASAPEIIIDEIISAFRERYDVTIELAETVVETETFLVSRELRDVTLTPQDMAFVNGRVKTLKNENQNTRMPITKAK
- the cyoE gene encoding heme o synthase; amino-acid sequence: MSVLRELSAANDKSTPPKSSIGDYITLLKPRVMSLVVFTALVGLVMSPVSMNPFYGFLAILCIAIGGGGAGALNMWYDADIDAVMERTKHRPIPTGKISPRKAFIFGMILSVLSVLIMGSFINWFSAIFLAFTIFFYVVIYTIWLKRRTPQNIVIGGASGAFPPMIGWAAATGTVSIESFLLFLIIFMWTPPHFWSLSLFSSLDYDAAGIPMMPNVRGETSAKKQILFYTVLMAICAAGPYITGFGGIFYGIFSTVLGIIFIHFSYRLWKADTRDTTILMAKKTFFFSLFYLAALFGVLLIESLVWCFIIR